In one window of Paracoccus saliphilus DNA:
- a CDS encoding DUF6389 family protein, with amino-acid sequence MAEPLTEADYKVVLGSILLTHTSSALEKLHAIKQSLPEKTRQLLVGVHPGQDGEGFFDVMVHLDGPDIYVLNKAIAPYRSLFEIRCVDGRMQPDVPMFDPDEPEFSVNDAIVDTCMEWIEALWQQLEGVGLPAFVFGEEGYGTVERRTLRP; translated from the coding sequence ATGGCTGAGCCGCTGACGGAAGCCGACTACAAAGTTGTGCTCGGGAGCATCTTGCTAACGCATACATCCTCAGCTTTGGAAAAGCTCCATGCCATCAAGCAATCACTTCCAGAAAAGACTCGACAGCTTTTGGTCGGAGTTCATCCGGGTCAGGACGGGGAAGGTTTCTTTGACGTCATGGTTCATCTGGATGGTCCGGATATCTATGTGCTCAACAAGGCAATAGCGCCGTATCGGTCACTGTTTGAAATCCGATGTGTCGATGGCCGCATGCAACCCGATGTTCCCATGTTTGATCCAGATGAACCGGAGTTTTCTGTGAACGATGCCATCGTGGATACATGCATGGAGTGGATCGAGGCACTGTGGCAACAGCTCGAGGGCGTCGGCCTGCCAGCCTTCGTTTTCGGAGAGGAAGGCTACGGGACCGTGGAAAGAAGAACTTTGCGTCCTTGA